One stretch of Chryseobacterium sp. LJ668 DNA includes these proteins:
- a CDS encoding TonB-dependent receptor, which translates to MKLIYSLLLILGGLVIIKAQKIFTVEGMVQDFHDKTALENALVKIGDFSTKTDKTGKFLFNKIPSGNYKLIAKHPDCNDYTENVRVTKNLHFTIVLEHHIQDIETVTIHGNHKSNGSLIIKTLDKSEIERNSTDNLGNLLSKISGVSTLKTGNNISKPIIHGLYGSRIAILNNGVKLAEQEWGIEHAPNVDINNFQHIDIIKGASALKYGSDAIGGVVIMEPEIFPNKDTIKGSIGLSGISNGRGLALDADVAKVWKNGWAVKSGGSIKKLGDQSAPDYNLKNTGMDFSSFNFTVQNNSYDKGISFDYYLTNQNIGILRDSHVANSGDYYRAMSANPPIYSGRFSYEIDNPRQLVEHHIAKVSAFKRFSTIGKLSATYSYQYNHRQEYDIRRGELKDTPSLDLELMTHQFNLNDLLEREKWSLETGIDGSFQNNYSDPATKARRLIPNYDKYAAGVYSVFKYKISSHFNFEAGARYDFTRYDVTKWYDKSDWEARYADVFPEFYVKTDQNRVLTRPQLNYNNVSFNAGLEYRPSSMFDLKFNYAKVGRSPNVAELFSDGLHHSAGIIETGDMGLKNEQGHQFNLTVDSRLNVLKGLNISVNPYFFITKNFINELPVGIKGTIRGVFPEWQYQQIDAKMYGLDVDVNLKITGDFTYVGKGSYVHGKDETNNEPLILMMPPNFSNALQFKKDQWNDFYFTVENQTSLKQTRFPIRNADLEIYVDSELTNKTIDFSTPPNGYSLWNIQTGVNISKNLSAGLIVNNLFNTSYRDYLNRLRFFADEAGRNFILNFRYRF; encoded by the coding sequence ATGAAACTGATATATAGTTTATTGCTAATCCTTGGCGGATTGGTGATTATAAAAGCACAAAAAATTTTCACTGTTGAAGGTATGGTGCAAGATTTTCACGATAAAACCGCGTTGGAAAATGCGTTGGTAAAAATTGGCGATTTTTCCACAAAAACAGACAAAACCGGAAAGTTTTTGTTCAATAAAATTCCTTCCGGGAATTATAAACTCATTGCAAAACATCCTGATTGTAATGATTATACTGAAAATGTAAGAGTTACAAAAAATTTGCATTTTACAATTGTCTTAGAGCATCATATTCAGGATATTGAGACGGTGACCATCCATGGAAATCATAAGAGCAACGGTTCTTTAATCATAAAAACACTCGACAAATCTGAAATTGAAAGAAATTCTACGGATAATCTGGGGAATTTACTTTCGAAAATTTCAGGAGTGTCAACATTGAAGACCGGAAATAATATTTCGAAACCCATTATTCATGGGCTTTACGGAAGCAGAATTGCTATCTTAAATAACGGAGTAAAGCTTGCCGAGCAGGAATGGGGAATAGAACACGCTCCAAATGTTGATATTAATAATTTTCAACATATTGATATCATCAAAGGTGCTTCAGCATTGAAATATGGAAGTGACGCAATCGGGGGAGTCGTAATAATGGAACCTGAGATTTTCCCTAATAAAGATACAATTAAAGGGTCGATTGGTCTTTCCGGAATTTCTAACGGAAGAGGTTTGGCTCTTGATGCAGATGTTGCCAAAGTCTGGAAAAACGGTTGGGCGGTAAAATCCGGCGGAAGCATCAAGAAATTGGGTGATCAGAGCGCTCCGGATTACAATCTGAAAAATACAGGGATGGATTTCTCATCTTTTAATTTTACGGTGCAGAATAACTCTTATGATAAAGGAATTTCATTTGACTATTATTTAACGAATCAGAATATCGGGATTTTGAGAGATTCTCATGTCGCTAATTCAGGTGATTATTATCGGGCAATGAGCGCAAATCCACCGATCTATTCCGGTCGATTCAGTTATGAAATCGATAATCCGAGACAGCTGGTTGAGCATCATATTGCAAAAGTTTCTGCTTTCAAAAGATTTTCAACGATCGGGAAATTATCAGCAACCTATAGTTACCAGTACAATCACAGACAGGAATATGACATCAGAAGGGGTGAGCTGAAAGACACGCCTTCTCTGGATCTCGAACTAATGACTCATCAATTTAATCTTAACGATTTATTAGAAAGAGAAAAATGGTCTTTGGAAACAGGAATTGACGGTAGCTTTCAGAATAATTATTCAGATCCTGCGACAAAAGCAAGACGTTTGATTCCTAACTATGATAAATATGCCGCAGGAGTTTATTCTGTTTTTAAATATAAAATTTCGAGTCATTTTAATTTTGAAGCCGGAGCAAGATATGATTTTACACGTTATGATGTCACTAAATGGTATGACAAAAGTGACTGGGAAGCAAGATATGCAGATGTTTTCCCGGAATTTTATGTGAAAACTGATCAAAATAGGGTTTTAACGCGTCCACAGTTGAATTATAATAATGTATCCTTTAATGCAGGTCTGGAGTATCGCCCAAGTTCTATGTTTGATCTGAAATTCAATTATGCCAAAGTCGGTAGATCTCCAAATGTTGCAGAATTATTTTCAGACGGGCTGCATCATTCTGCAGGAATCATTGAAACCGGAGATATGGGATTGAAAAACGAACAGGGACATCAGTTTAATCTGACCGTAGATTCAAGATTGAATGTTTTAAAAGGACTGAATATTTCCGTAAACCCTTATTTTTTCATCACTAAAAATTTCATCAATGAACTTCCTGTCGGTATAAAAGGAACGATCAGAGGTGTTTTTCCGGAGTGGCAATATCAACAGATCGATGCCAAAATGTATGGTTTAGATGTAGATGTTAATCTGAAAATTACCGGTGATTTTACGTATGTCGGAAAAGGAAGTTATGTTCACGGAAAGGACGAAACCAACAACGAACCGTTGATTTTAATGATGCCTCCGAATTTCTCCAATGCATTACAATTCAAAAAAGATCAATGGAATGATTTCTATTTCACGGTTGAAAACCAAACTTCTTTAAAGCAAACCAGATTTCCGATCAGAAATGCCGATTTGGAAATTTACGTCGATAGCGAACTGACCAACAAAACAATTGATTTCAGCACTCCGCCAAATGGATATTCACTTTGGAATATTCAAACAGGAGTCAATATTAGTAAAAATCTTTCTGCAGGTCTTATCGTGAATAATCTCTTCAACACTTCGTACAGAGATTATCTGAATCGATTGAGATTCTTCGCAGATGAGGCTGGAAGAAACTTTATTTTAAACTTTAGATACAGATTCTAA
- a CDS encoding trigger factor has translation MKVTAKNHDDVSALLTVTLEKSDYKEKVEKQLINYAKNAQVPGFRKGKVPLSMVRKQYEAGIAFEEINKQVSDALNNYINENKLRLVGQPVPQPVNDFNHNAEKLEVAFEVGYEPEFTIDLAKYEAPHYKVEASDKEISKSIENMQKRFAEQVPQDKITKDSYINLEISQVVEEDAEGEHHHHPKNATITVENKDAFKLVKGLKMDESVKISKETLAADENLAKELGFTKEEAEHLHHAEVEVKVKDFYSLNLAELNEELFDKVYGEGNIKTEEELKEKVKTELDEYFQQNADVHFVNKVLEQVSEKEEVKLPESFLTKWLVFSNQNIQSEEQAKEILEAEKTQLKYQIIEGKLMSDNDIKLDYADVLAQAEQLVRNQLAIYGIHHLGDEEVQKYAAEMLKDQEQVRQISSEVAMAKLKDVILEKATKKETAISHDEFLEELKK, from the coding sequence ATGAAGGTTACCGCAAAAAACCATGATGATGTAAGTGCATTGCTTACAGTAACATTGGAGAAATCTGACTACAAAGAAAAAGTAGAAAAGCAATTGATTAATTATGCTAAAAACGCACAGGTTCCTGGTTTCAGAAAAGGAAAAGTGCCTTTGAGTATGGTTAGAAAGCAATATGAAGCAGGGATTGCATTCGAAGAAATCAATAAACAAGTTTCTGATGCTTTGAATAACTATATCAACGAAAACAAACTAAGATTAGTTGGTCAGCCAGTTCCTCAGCCGGTGAATGATTTCAACCACAATGCTGAGAAATTGGAAGTTGCATTTGAAGTAGGTTACGAACCGGAATTTACTATAGATTTGGCTAAATATGAAGCTCCGCATTACAAAGTAGAAGCTTCTGATAAAGAAATCAGCAAAAGCATCGAAAATATGCAAAAACGTTTTGCAGAGCAGGTTCCGCAAGACAAAATCACTAAAGATTCTTACATCAACTTAGAGATTTCTCAGGTTGTGGAAGAAGATGCTGAAGGTGAGCACCACCATCATCCAAAAAATGCCACCATTACTGTTGAAAACAAAGATGCTTTCAAGTTGGTTAAAGGTTTGAAAATGGATGAGTCTGTGAAAATTTCTAAAGAAACTTTGGCTGCTGACGAAAACTTAGCGAAAGAATTAGGATTCACTAAAGAAGAAGCTGAGCATTTACACCACGCTGAAGTTGAAGTGAAAGTAAAAGATTTTTATAGCTTAAACTTAGCAGAACTTAACGAAGAATTGTTTGATAAAGTTTATGGTGAAGGAAACATCAAAACTGAGGAAGAGCTTAAAGAAAAAGTAAAAACTGAGTTAGATGAATACTTCCAGCAAAATGCAGATGTACATTTCGTAAACAAAGTATTGGAGCAGGTTTCTGAAAAAGAAGAAGTAAAGCTTCCTGAATCTTTCCTTACGAAGTGGTTGGTATTCTCAAACCAGAACATCCAGTCTGAAGAGCAGGCAAAAGAAATCTTAGAAGCTGAAAAAACTCAACTGAAATATCAGATCATCGAAGGAAAATTGATGTCTGATAACGATATCAAATTAGACTACGCTGATGTTTTGGCTCAGGCTGAGCAGTTGGTGAGAAATCAATTGGCAATCTACGGAATTCACCATTTAGGAGACGAAGAAGTTCAGAAATATGCTGCTGAAATGTTGAAAGACCAAGAGCAGGTAAGACAGATCTCTTCTGAAGTTGCCATGGCAAAACTAAAAGATGTAATTCTTGAAAAAGCGACTAAAAAAGAAACTGCAATTTCGCACGACGAGTTTTTAGAAGAGCTAAAAAAGTAA
- a CDS encoding M16 family metallopeptidase, with the protein MKKILLSLGVVFLTSASGFAQNIPMDASVKTGTLPNGMKYYIKKNTLPEKKVDFRLAINAGSILEDENQRGLAHFMEHMNFNGTKNFPDNKLVDFLQSIGIKFGQHLNAYTSFDETVYMLPVPLDKPGNLDAGLKVMEDWAFNATLTDEQINKERGVVLEELRLGLGADKRMSDKYLPKLLHKSQYANRLPIGTKEVLQNFKPDVIRQFHKDWYRPDLMAIVVVGDINVDEVEKKIKDNFSKYKNPSKPRERKTFDLPNHQETLVAIETDPDATSSMVQFIMKDSDAYQPDVTVEQYNQSLVENVATTMLNNRLRELVNSNNPPFTFGSVYHGGTYARTKEAFQGFAMVKDGNQLSALNVLLEETERAKRFGFTQSELDRAKSQIISNLERSYNNRDKTESDMLVDEYVRNFLEKEPMPGIAWEYDDTKKFLPTVTLAQTNEVIKKMVKEDSRVIIITGPKKDNITMPTEAMVLKTFDNVKMADLKPYEEKAAVKNLVKPFKSEGTIAKTETDAKLGTTTWTLGNGAKVTFKKTDFKDDEIVFTARSLGGNSLLSDADYNKTQFAYNALTEAGVNGLSKADLTNYLAGKQLSVNPFVSGIVEGVSGRTSQKDLSSAMELMYAYFTGLNYNPEAFNAFKMKQSAMLDNMMSNPQFYFSNEHAKFTNQKNPRFIGLIPMEKDWAATDYKKAYDVYKEKFANAGNFHFYFVGNIDEAKFKNEVLQYIASLPSTGKTTNFKDTGYRSITGDYTKVYKKGKDPKSMVQIVYSGEAPYNEKEALALSALGEVATIKVIEKLREDESGIYGGGARGGMNRVPYSTYSFSLSFPCGPENADKLTKSAIAEIQKLIDKGPEQKDLDKYKEGDLNDYKTDVKDNSYWMNAIAKNQLDGSDKYEILNYEEKVKALTVKDLQDVAKKYLSKNRIVATLMPEDGWENAPKKTETATVKASSVN; encoded by the coding sequence ATGAAAAAAATTCTATTATCACTAGGAGTTGTCTTTTTGACATCAGCCAGTGGATTCGCCCAGAATATCCCAATGGATGCTTCTGTAAAAACAGGTACTCTTCCAAATGGAATGAAGTATTATATCAAAAAAAATACATTGCCCGAAAAAAAGGTAGATTTCCGTTTGGCCATCAACGCAGGATCTATTCTTGAAGACGAAAACCAAAGAGGACTTGCTCACTTTATGGAGCATATGAACTTCAACGGAACAAAAAATTTCCCCGACAATAAATTGGTAGACTTTTTACAGTCGATCGGTATCAAATTTGGTCAGCACCTGAATGCCTACACGAGTTTCGACGAAACGGTATATATGCTCCCTGTACCTTTAGATAAGCCGGGAAATCTTGACGCAGGTCTTAAGGTGATGGAGGATTGGGCATTCAATGCCACGCTTACCGACGAGCAGATCAACAAAGAAAGAGGCGTTGTGCTGGAAGAATTGAGATTAGGATTGGGCGCAGACAAAAGAATGTCTGATAAATATTTGCCTAAACTCCTACACAAATCTCAGTACGCTAACAGATTACCGATCGGGACAAAAGAGGTGCTTCAGAACTTCAAACCAGATGTGATCAGACAATTTCATAAAGACTGGTACAGACCAGATTTGATGGCGATCGTTGTAGTGGGAGATATTAATGTAGACGAGGTTGAGAAAAAGATCAAAGATAATTTCAGTAAATATAAAAATCCTTCAAAGCCAAGAGAAAGAAAAACTTTTGATTTGCCAAACCATCAGGAAACTCTAGTGGCGATTGAAACTGATCCGGATGCGACGAGTTCTATGGTTCAGTTTATTATGAAAGATTCAGATGCCTATCAGCCGGATGTTACGGTTGAGCAATACAACCAAAGTCTTGTTGAGAACGTTGCGACGACGATGCTGAATAACAGATTGAGAGAATTAGTGAATTCAAACAATCCGCCATTCACATTCGGGTCTGTATATCACGGCGGAACTTATGCTAGAACTAAAGAAGCTTTCCAGGGATTTGCTATGGTAAAAGACGGTAATCAACTCAGCGCATTAAATGTGCTTTTAGAAGAAACCGAAAGAGCTAAGAGATTTGGTTTTACACAAAGTGAGCTAGACAGAGCAAAGTCTCAGATTATTTCAAATCTTGAAAGATCTTACAATAATCGTGATAAGACAGAAAGTGATATGCTGGTCGACGAATATGTAAGAAATTTTCTGGAGAAAGAACCAATGCCGGGAATTGCATGGGAATATGACGATACCAAGAAATTTTTGCCAACTGTAACATTGGCTCAGACCAATGAGGTCATCAAAAAGATGGTAAAAGAAGACAGCCGGGTAATAATAATTACAGGTCCTAAAAAAGACAACATAACGATGCCTACAGAAGCAATGGTTCTGAAGACTTTCGACAATGTAAAAATGGCCGATCTGAAACCTTACGAAGAGAAAGCTGCGGTGAAAAATCTAGTAAAACCTTTCAAATCGGAAGGTACGATTGCTAAAACAGAAACCGATGCTAAATTAGGCACCACAACCTGGACTTTAGGAAACGGAGCCAAGGTGACATTCAAAAAAACCGACTTTAAAGATGATGAAATTGTTTTCACCGCAAGAAGTTTAGGAGGAAACTCATTATTGAGTGACGCAGATTACAACAAAACGCAGTTTGCTTACAATGCATTAACTGAAGCAGGAGTAAATGGTCTGTCTAAAGCTGATCTTACCAATTATCTTGCAGGAAAACAATTAAGTGTAAATCCTTTTGTGAGCGGTATTGTAGAAGGTGTTTCCGGAAGAACCAGCCAAAAAGATCTGAGCTCTGCCATGGAATTGATGTATGCTTACTTCACAGGTTTAAATTACAATCCGGAAGCGTTTAATGCATTCAAAATGAAGCAGTCAGCCATGTTGGATAACATGATGTCTAATCCTCAGTTTTATTTCTCTAATGAGCATGCTAAATTTACCAATCAGAAAAACCCGAGATTTATAGGTCTGATTCCTATGGAAAAAGACTGGGCAGCAACTGATTATAAGAAAGCATATGATGTTTATAAGGAGAAATTTGCCAACGCAGGCAATTTCCACTTCTATTTTGTAGGAAATATTGATGAAGCTAAATTTAAAAATGAAGTTTTACAGTATATTGCAAGCTTACCATCCACCGGCAAAACGACTAATTTCAAAGATACAGGTTACAGATCAATAACCGGGGACTATACAAAAGTATACAAAAAAGGAAAAGATCCTAAGAGTATGGTGCAGATTGTATATTCCGGCGAGGCGCCATACAATGAAAAAGAAGCATTGGCATTGTCTGCTCTGGGTGAGGTAGCAACCATTAAAGTAATTGAAAAACTGAGAGAAGACGAAAGCGGAATATATGGCGGTGGAGCACGAGGCGGAATGAACAGAGTGCCTTACAGTACCTATAGTTTCAGCTTAAGTTTCCCTTGCGGACCGGAGAATGCAGATAAACTGACAAAAAGTGCAATCGCAGAAATTCAGAAACTCATCGATAAAGGTCCCGAGCAAAAAGATCTTGATAAATACAAAGAAGGAGATCTGAATGACTATAAAACTGATGTGAAAGATAATTCTTACTGGATGAACGCGATCGCTAAAAACCAATTGGATGGAAGTGATAAGTACGAAATTTTAAACTATGAAGAGAAAGTAAAAGCACTGACTGTAAAAGATCTGCAGGATGTTGCCAAAAAATACCTTTCAAAAAACAGAATTGTTGCAACTCTTATGCCGGAAGACGGTTGGGAAAATGCACCTAAGAAAACTGAAACTGCTACTGTTAAAGCTTCATCAGTTAATTAG
- a CDS encoding DUF3109 family protein produces the protein MIQIDDKLISEDIFSEEFVCNLTKCKGACCVEGDVGAPLDKDELVILDNIFDKIKPYLTQDGINAIEEQGTWTTDPMDGMYVTPMIEDAECAYVTFDERGITKCGIEKAYEDGAIDWQKPISCHLYPIRVTEYSSFTALNYHEWPICNDACTLGKELQVPVYKFLKTPLIRKYGEDFYSTLSGVAEEWKKEYGK, from the coding sequence ATGATTCAAATAGACGATAAATTAATTTCTGAAGATATTTTCTCTGAAGAATTTGTATGCAATCTTACCAAATGCAAAGGCGCCTGCTGTGTAGAAGGTGATGTGGGAGCTCCGCTGGATAAAGACGAACTGGTGATTTTAGACAATATTTTCGACAAAATAAAACCCTATCTCACCCAAGACGGAATAAATGCTATTGAAGAACAGGGAACATGGACGACTGACCCGATGGACGGAATGTATGTCACGCCAATGATTGAAGATGCAGAATGTGCATACGTTACTTTTGACGAACGTGGAATTACAAAATGCGGAATCGAAAAAGCTTACGAAGATGGTGCTATTGACTGGCAAAAACCCATCTCATGTCATTTGTATCCGATAAGGGTTACAGAATATTCTTCATTCACAGCGTTGAATTATCATGAATGGCCCATTTGCAACGATGCCTGTACGTTGGGTAAGGAACTTCAGGTTCCGGTATATAAGTTTCTTAAGACACCTCTAATAAGGAAATATGGAGAAGATTTTTACAGCACATTGAGTGGAGTCGCCGAAGAGTGGAAAAAAGAATATGGTAAATAA
- a CDS encoding DUF6427 family protein, translating to MFRLLSKESNIFSIPVYIGFLLLVVIIFNILNFNTYEAIIAVITFFGISLGYFCFHAIALNYQTHLPLFLYTFFVFGLYPGTLDIGIAVALLTNAFLLLLLTSTDEDLRKKSYVLVGAILALNFIFLPTTWPMIVFVLIHLIVTSERIGLNIFRFILGISLIALSYFSLMFFLRFNNWNTDYLPFGKIKLVTDYTELYPLIPILLMLIYAIYDHFKHYNKKSPISRYKYTFLLVFSIAQLVSIVLYMNNHYEYLLLLAFPTTIIISRMLKFLPKYWMQEASLWLIIASLISFKAGTHFDLF from the coding sequence ATGTTTAGATTACTTTCAAAAGAAAGCAATATTTTTTCAATTCCTGTTTATATTGGCTTTCTTCTTTTAGTAGTAATTATATTTAATATATTGAATTTCAATACGTATGAAGCAATAATCGCCGTAATCACATTTTTTGGTATCTCGCTTGGATATTTTTGTTTTCACGCAATTGCGCTGAATTATCAGACGCATCTGCCGTTATTTCTGTATACATTTTTTGTTTTCGGGCTATATCCGGGGACACTCGATATCGGTATTGCCGTTGCTTTGCTTACCAATGCATTTTTACTGCTTCTTCTGACAAGTACCGATGAAGATCTCAGGAAAAAATCTTACGTACTGGTAGGAGCCATTTTAGCATTAAATTTCATCTTTCTCCCAACAACCTGGCCAATGATCGTTTTTGTACTGATTCACCTGATTGTCACTTCAGAAAGAATAGGTTTAAATATCTTCAGATTTATTTTAGGAATATCCCTGATTGCACTGAGCTATTTCTCACTGATGTTTTTCTTAAGATTCAATAACTGGAATACAGATTATCTGCCATTCGGAAAAATAAAATTGGTTACTGATTATACTGAACTCTACCCACTAATACCTATTCTACTGATGCTGATCTACGCAATATATGATCATTTTAAACATTATAATAAGAAAAGCCCGATCAGCCGGTATAAATATACTTTTCTGCTCGTATTTTCGATCGCACAATTGGTAAGTATTGTTTTATATATGAACAATCATTATGAATACCTGCTATTACTGGCTTTTCCTACGACAATCATTATAAGCAGAATGCTCAAATTTTTGCCGAAATATTGGATGCAGGAAGCAAGTTTGTGGCTAATTATTGCCAGCTTAATCAGCTTTAAAGCAGGCACACATTTCGATTTATTTTAA
- a CDS encoding DUF6341 family protein yields the protein MTSFFLFLSDVFKWSFGFFTTFGNVLNWILFFVCCVLFTYWCYVLVVKLGGDKDKEYYSPTEGKHPYYDPTIYKKEG from the coding sequence ATGACGTCTTTCTTTCTGTTCTTAAGTGATGTTTTCAAATGGTCTTTTGGTTTTTTCACAACCTTTGGAAACGTACTCAACTGGATTTTATTCTTTGTTTGTTGCGTACTATTTACATATTGGTGCTATGTCTTGGTGGTAAAACTTGGAGGAGACAAAGACAAAGAGTATTATTCTCCAACTGAGGGTAAACACCCTTATTACGATCCTACGATCTATAAAAAAGAAGGTTAA
- a CDS encoding universal stress protein has product MINIILPVDFGEKTDQLVDGAIEFAKKVNGKINLIHVAPTDIGFAIGDMGYQYFPEVEENEIREELVLLNKINQKILSHNIDCEHLLKQGIAKDIILEYADTKMADFIVMGSHGRSGIYDVFVGSLTKGITKSSKIPVVVLPIHD; this is encoded by the coding sequence ATGATTAATATTATATTGCCAGTAGATTTTGGCGAAAAAACAGATCAGCTTGTTGACGGTGCGATAGAATTTGCCAAAAAAGTAAACGGAAAGATCAATCTGATACATGTAGCGCCTACAGACATCGGTTTCGCAATCGGAGATATGGGGTATCAGTATTTTCCTGAAGTTGAAGAAAACGAAATAAGAGAAGAGCTTGTATTGCTCAATAAGATCAATCAGAAAATACTTTCTCACAACATCGACTGTGAGCATCTTCTGAAACAAGGGATTGCCAAAGATATTATTTTAGAATACGCCGATACAAAAATGGCAGATTTTATTGTAATGGGTTCTCACGGCAGAAGCGGAATCTACGACGTTTTTGTAGGGAGTTTAACTAAGGGGATTACCAAAAGCTCTAAAATACCTGTTGTGGTTTTGCCAATACATGATTAA
- a CDS encoding fumarylacetoacetate hydrolase family protein yields the protein MKIICIGRNYSEHAKELGNTIPDKPVIFMKPDTAVLKGNDFYIPEFSNDVHYELEIVVKISKGGKYIQRETANKHYDEIGLGIDFTARDLQSDLKSKGLPWELAKGFDGSAVVGNFFRKENYNLDNLQFSLLKNKQEVQHGNSKDMIFRIDDIIAFVSQYFTLRVGDLIFTGTPEGVGKVSEKDVLEAYLEEEKALDIRIL from the coding sequence ATGAAAATAATCTGCATAGGAAGAAATTACAGCGAGCACGCAAAAGAATTGGGAAATACAATTCCTGACAAGCCTGTCATCTTTATGAAACCTGATACCGCAGTTCTGAAAGGAAATGATTTTTACATTCCTGAATTTTCTAACGATGTTCATTACGAATTGGAAATTGTAGTGAAAATCTCAAAAGGCGGAAAATACATCCAAAGAGAGACCGCAAATAAACATTATGATGAAATTGGTCTGGGAATCGATTTTACAGCGAGAGATCTGCAAAGCGATCTAAAATCAAAAGGATTGCCGTGGGAATTGGCAAAAGGATTTGACGGTTCAGCTGTGGTAGGAAATTTCTTCAGAAAAGAAAACTATAATCTGGACAATCTGCAGTTTTCACTATTGAAAAACAAGCAAGAAGTACAGCACGGAAATTCAAAAGATATGATCTTCAGGATTGATGATATTATTGCTTTTGTTTCACAATATTTCACCTTAAGAGTAGGTGATCTTATCTTTACAGGAACTCCGGAAGGGGTAGGTAAAGTTTCTGAGAAAGATGTTCTGGAAGCTTATCTTGAGGAAGAAAAAGCTCTGGATATCCGAATATTATAA
- a CDS encoding putative signal transducing protein, with protein sequence MSDLVKFKFYETALEANRDKQILAENNIQSFIANEQTIQSDWLLSQALGGIQLQVFEDDFANAGKILTDYHENNKFSLEVEHTVGDPKFDFVCPKCGSNHIYRDDSSTSFFGISLISSHKFVCYYCENEFTHE encoded by the coding sequence ATGAGTGATTTAGTTAAGTTCAAATTTTACGAAACAGCTCTCGAAGCCAACAGAGATAAACAGATCTTAGCTGAAAATAACATCCAGAGCTTTATTGCCAACGAGCAGACGATACAGTCTGATTGGCTCTTGTCACAGGCATTAGGAGGAATTCAACTGCAGGTTTTTGAGGATGATTTCGCAAATGCCGGAAAAATTTTGACCGATTATCACGAAAATAATAAATTTTCTCTGGAAGTTGAACATACTGTAGGAGACCCGAAATTTGATTTTGTCTGCCCGAAATGTGGCTCAAACCATATTTATAGAGACGACAGTTCGACAAGTTTTTTCGGAATTTCTTTAATTTCGAGCCATAAATTTGTGTGTTATTATTGTGAAAATGAGTTTACGCATGAATAA
- a CDS encoding 3'-5' exonuclease yields the protein MNLKLYKPLCIFDLETTGTNVGKDRIVEICILKINPDSSRESKTWRVNPEIAIPKECSEIHGIYDEDIKDAPTFREIAPKIVEMISGADLGGFNSNRFDVPLLAEELLRADFDFDLSKFKLVDAQTIYHKKEPRNLGAAYQFYCGKTLENAHSAEADVLATFEVLDAQVGKYDDLPKDVNTLSEFSFHNKNADLAGLIGFNDKNIEVFNFGKYKGQGVKDVFKKDLGYYGWLQNADFPLYTKKVFTKIQLSSKF from the coding sequence ATGAATTTAAAACTATATAAACCGCTTTGTATCTTTGATCTAGAAACTACAGGAACCAACGTTGGAAAAGACAGAATTGTTGAAATCTGTATTCTCAAGATAAATCCAGACTCTTCAAGAGAAAGCAAAACCTGGCGTGTAAATCCTGAAATTGCTATCCCGAAAGAATGCAGCGAGATCCACGGAATTTATGATGAAGACATTAAAGACGCACCAACTTTCAGAGAAATCGCTCCGAAAATTGTTGAAATGATTTCTGGCGCAGATTTGGGTGGCTTTAATTCTAACCGATTTGATGTTCCTTTGTTAGCGGAAGAATTGCTTCGTGCAGACTTTGATTTTGACTTAAGTAAGTTCAAATTGGTCGATGCGCAAACCATTTATCATAAAAAAGAACCGAGAAATTTGGGAGCTGCGTATCAGTTCTATTGTGGTAAAACTTTAGAAAATGCACATTCAGCTGAAGCTGATGTTCTGGCAACTTTTGAAGTTTTGGATGCGCAGGTTGGAAAATATGATGATCTTCCGAAAGATGTTAATACATTGAGCGAGTTCAGCTTTCATAATAAAAATGCAGATTTAGCTGGCTTAATAGGTTTTAATGATAAAAATATTGAGGTTTTCAACTTCGGAAAATATAAAGGTCAGGGTGTGAAAGATGTTTTCAAAAAAGATCTTGGATATTACGGATGGCTTCAGAATGCCGATTTCCCGTTGTACACTAAGAAAGTTTTTACAAAAATTCAGTTATCAAGTAAATTTTAA